A genomic segment from Actinoplanes sichuanensis encodes:
- a CDS encoding pectinesterase family protein translates to MLRRIPGLTALIALAAALLGVSPTAAEAATTLTVASDGTATYRTVQAAVNAVPAGNTSRVTITIKAGTYRESVVIPANKPYITLEGLGSSAAATVIVNNKPASTAGTTGSATVYVQAKEFYGKNLTFSNDYDEAANGSSQALALALYGDRARLGNVRVIADQDTLLIYNSARAYVWSSYIEGTVDFIYGNGSAVFYACQIYEKRSTGGYLTAANTPATQTYGFLIYKSTITGATNNVTYLGRPWGAAGQVTVRESNLSATIKVAQPWTDMSGNSWKNARFYEYKNTGAGATLNSNRTQLTDAQAANYTPQKYLAGSDGWNPAG, encoded by the coding sequence ATGTTGCGAAGAATCCCCGGGCTCACCGCCCTCATCGCGCTCGCAGCGGCTCTGCTCGGCGTCTCCCCCACCGCCGCCGAGGCCGCCACCACCCTGACCGTCGCGTCCGACGGCACGGCGACCTACCGGACCGTCCAGGCCGCGGTCAACGCCGTCCCGGCCGGGAACACCAGCCGCGTCACGATCACCATCAAAGCCGGCACCTACCGGGAGAGCGTGGTGATCCCCGCCAACAAGCCGTACATCACCCTGGAAGGGCTCGGCTCCAGCGCCGCGGCCACGGTGATCGTCAACAACAAGCCCGCCTCGACCGCCGGCACCACCGGGTCGGCCACCGTCTACGTGCAGGCCAAGGAGTTCTACGGCAAGAACCTGACGTTCAGCAACGACTACGACGAGGCCGCCAACGGCTCGTCGCAGGCCCTCGCGCTCGCGCTGTACGGCGACCGGGCCCGGCTCGGCAACGTACGGGTGATCGCCGACCAGGACACCCTGCTGATCTACAACAGCGCGCGGGCGTACGTCTGGAGCTCCTACATCGAAGGCACCGTGGACTTCATCTACGGCAACGGCAGCGCGGTGTTCTACGCCTGCCAGATCTACGAGAAGCGCAGCACCGGCGGTTATCTCACGGCGGCCAACACACCGGCCACCCAGACGTACGGCTTCCTGATCTACAAGTCGACGATCACCGGTGCCACGAACAACGTCACCTACCTGGGCCGGCCGTGGGGCGCCGCCGGACAGGTGACCGTCCGCGAGTCCAATCTGAGCGCCACGATCAAGGTCGCCCAGCCGTGGACCGACATGTCCGGCAACTCGTGGAAGAACGCCCGCTTCTACGAATACAAGAACACCGGTGCGGGCGCGACCCTCAACAGCAACCGCACCCAGCTGACCGACGCGCAGGCGGCGAACTACACGCCGCAGAAGTATCTGGCCGGTTCGGACGGCTGGAACCCGGCCGGCTGA